The segment CGCCGAAGATGATGTAATAACCGATGTGCTCCGGGTTGAACCAGCTGCCGATCATGCTCAGCCCCTCGCCCAGCCACTCGACGTGGGGGTAGAGGAATGCGCCCGAGCGGTCGAAGATGTTGAGGCCAAACATCACGATCGCCGAAGCAAAGATGATCGGCATCACGCCCGAGTAGTTGATCTTGAGCGGCAGATAGCTGCTCTGGCCGCCGAACACCTTCTTGCCCACCTGGCGGCGCGCATACTGGATGGGAATGCGGCGCAGGGCTTGAGTGATGGCCACCACCCCGACCGTCACCCCGATGAGCAGAGCGAGCATCGCCACCGCGTGGAAGAGGCCGAGCGTGGCCTGCTGGCCGACGGGAGCGGTGAAGAGCTGGGCCGTCTGCGTGATCGCACCCGGCAAGTCGGAAAGAATACCGACGGTGATCAGCAACGAAACGCCGTTGCCGATGCCCCGCTGGGTAATCTGCTCACCGATCCACATCAGGAGCATCACCCCAGCAGTCAGGAAAATGGTAGACGTGACCACGAAGGCCCAAGTGGGCTCCATGATCACGATGGGCCCGTAGGTACCCACGTCGTAATTCGAGAACAGTGCGTTGGGCCGCAGGAGCGTGCCCACCAGCATCAGGCCCTGGACCAAGCAAATGATCAGGGTGGCGTAGCGGGTGTACTGCGTCAGCTTCTGCTTCCCCGTCTCCCCTTCTTGCTGGAGGCGAGCCAGGGAGGGCCACACCGCCGCGAGCAACTGGAAGATGATCGAGGCGCTGATGTACGGCATGATGCCGAGGGCAAAGATCGCGCCTTTCAGCAACGCACCCCCGGTAAACATGTTGTAGAGCCCGACGAGAGAAGAGCCGCCCGAACGGGCCTGATCCGCAAAGAAATCCTGCAGCGGAGTCGGGTCCACCCCGGGCAACGGGATGTTGGCCCCCACCCGCGCAATGAAGAGCAGGAAGAGGGTTACGTAAATCTTCTCCCGGAGTTCGGGGATTTTGAAGCTATTGACGAAGGCCGATAACATGGGTCTCTGGCACGACAGGATATTCGGGCGGCGCTAGCAAGGGTGAAAAAGCCTCACCCTTGCCAACAGACAAAAAGGCGGAAGTTACTCCGCCGAATTGTCGCTCTCGGCTTCGACCGTTTCCGGCGAGGTCAGCTCGATCTTGCCGCCGGCCTGTTCGATCTTGGCGCGAGCGGAAGCCGACAGCTTGTCGGCCTTGACCGTCAGCGCACGGGAGAGATCGCCATCGCCGAGGATCTTGATCAGGCCCGCGCTGCGGCGGATGAGGCCGGCCTTGACGAGGGACTCGCGGTCCACCACGTCGCCTTGCACGAGTTCGAGCTCGGAGACGTTGACCACGTCGTAGCGGGTCGTGAAGCGGAAGTTGGAGAAACCGCGCTTGGGCAGCTTACGGTAGAGGGGCACGTGACCGGATTCGAAACCGGGGCGCATGCCGCCGCCAGAGCGGGCCAATTGACCCTTCTGGCCCTTACCGGCCGTCTTACCGTTACCGCTACCTTCACCACGGCCGACGCGCTTGCGCTTACGGAAGCCGCCGCTCTTGGGCAAATTATGCAGTCGCATGACTTATGAAATGGGTTCGGAGGTTGGAGCCGAAGTTACTCGGCCTTGAGCAGTTCACGGATGGCTTCCGGCGTGCGCATCTGCTTGAGCGCGTCGAGCGTGGCGTGAACCATCGCTGCCGGGTTGTTGGAGCCGAGGCTCTTCGTCAGCACGTCCTTCACGCCAGCGGCTTCGAGGACGGCGCGCACCCCACCACCAGCGATAACACCGGTACCGGCAACGGCCGGCTTGAGGAGCACCTTGCCGCCATCGTGTTCGCCGAGGGCCTGGTGCGGGATCGTGTTGTTCTTCAAGGCTACCGGGCGCATGTTTTTCTTGGCGCGCTCAGTCCCCTTGCGAATGCACTCGGGCACTTCCTTGGCCTTGCCGTAACCGATGCCGACATTGCCTTCCTGGTCGCCCACCACCACAAGGGCGGAGAAGCTGAAACGGCGACCACCGGCCACGACCTTGGCGCAACGGTTGATGTGCACGACCTTCTCGAAGATCGCTTCTTCTTCCTGTTGCTGCTGCTGGGGTTGACCACGGTCGCCACGTCCACGACCACCGGGGCCACGGCCGCCAGGGCCACGACCACCACCGGGGCCACCACGGCCACCACCGGGACCGCCGCGGCCACGGCCACCGCCGAAGCCACCGCGACCACCACGGCCACCTTGGTTAGGTTCTTCCAATGGGCGGTCCACCTTGCCCACCACAGCGCTGGTGCGCTCGCGGGCGGGGCGTTGTGCCACGATGTCGCCCTCCGGGGCCTGGGGAGCCTTCGGCGCCTGGGGCGCGCGAATCGGCGAAGCGGGTTGCTGCTCTTGATTGCTTTCGTCGCTCATGTCGAGGGGAGGGCTAGAATTGGATGCCGGTGGCGCGCACGGCGTCGGCAAATTCCTTCACGCGGCCATGGTAGGGACGGCCGTGACGGTCGAAAACGACCGTGGTGAGGTTGGCGTTCTTGAGGGCCTCGCCGAAGCGGGTACCTAGCGCGCGGGCGCTTTCGATATTGGAGGCCAACTTCTCATCTACGAGGCCCTTGGACATGGTCGAGAGGCCTGCCAGCGTCTTGCCGGAAACATCGTCGATCGCCTGGGCGTAGATGTGCTTGTTGGTGAAGCTCACGCAAAGACGAGGGCGCTCAGCGGTGCCCTGGATCTTCTTGCGGATACGCCAGACACGCTTCTGGCGGAGCATCTTTTTACGTTCTAAAGAATTCATGGTGCGATTACGCTCGGTGTGAGGGGGTTACGCGACGCGGGCGGTCATTAACCAGCCTTCTTGCCTTCCTTGCGGATGACATAGTCGCCGTCGATGGTCACGCCCTTGCCCTTATAAGGCTCAACCGGGTAGTAACGCTTCACTTGGGCGGCGAATTCGCCGACCATCTGCTTGTCGATACCCTGGACCTTGACCTTGGTATTTTCGGCCACCGTTACGGTCAGGCCGTCGGCGATCGGGTGCTTGATGTCGTGGCTATAGCCGAGGTTCAGCTCGAGGACCTTGCCCTTCACGGCGGCCTTGAAGCCGACGCCCGTGATGGTGAGGTTCTTCTCGTAACCGTTGACGACGCCATGGACCATGCCGTTGATCACGCTGCGCACGGTGCCATGCATCGCGCGGCTGAACGTGTTACGACGGTTGATGGGGTCGACGACGATCTGGTTGTCTTCCAGTTTGATCGTCACGGCCTTCGTGTCGAAAGACTTCTCGAGCTTGCCCTTCGGGCCCTCGATCTTGACCGTGCCATTGTTCACTTCGGCCTTCACCTTGGCGGGAAGGACGACGGGGAGTTTGCCAATACGGCTCATGGATACAGTTCTCCGGTCGTTTGAGGGTTACCAGACGGAGCAGATCATCTCCCCACCAATGTTCTGGCGGCGGGCGTCGCGATCCTTCAGCACGCCCTTGGACGTGGTGAGGATACCGAGGCCGAGGCCACCCAGAGTGCGGGGGATGTCGCGGGATTGGAAATACATGCGGCGGCCCGGGGTGCTGACGCGGCGGATGCCGGTAAGCGCGGGCTGGTCGTCCACATACTTGAGGGTCAGCACGAGGGTCTTGTGCCCGTACTGGTCGGCGCCTTCGGAGAAGTCACGGATGTAGCCTTCGTCGCGCAGGATCTGGGCGATGGCAACGTGAATCTTCGAGTAACGGCCGGTGCAGGTATCCTTGCCGGCGCGGTAGGCGTTACGAATGATGGTAATAAAGTCGCTGATGGTGTCGGACATGGCTCTAGCGGTCGATGGTTGCGGCCAGCTGGTGGTTTACCAGGACGACTTGGTCACGCCCGGGATCTTGCCCTGCGAGGCGAGCTCGCGGAAGGTGATCCGGCTGACGCCGTACTTGCGGATATAGGCGCGGGGGCGCCCGGTGATGCTGCAGCGATTGCGGATGCGAATCTTGCTGGAGTTGCGGGGCAACTTGGCCAGCTTGCGCTGCGCACTGTAGAAGTCCTCATCCGTGGATTCCGGATCGGCCATGACGCGCTTCAGCTCGGCCCGCTTGGCGGCAAACTTCTCGACGAGGCGGATGCGCTTCTTGTTACGTTCGATCATTCCCTTCTTGGCCATAGTATCGTGCTGGTTTAGGCGTTGGCGGCGGCGGGTTCTTGCGCGTTGTTGCGCTTGCGGAAGGGCATGCCGAGCTTGCGGAGCAGCTCACGCCCTTGTTCGTCGTTGGAGGCGGTCGTCACGATACAGATATCGAGGCCCATCTGGCGCTTGGCGCCGTCTTGCGGGATTTCCGGGAAGATCGTGATGTCGCTGATCCCCAGGGTGAAGTTACCCGAACCGTCCAGCTTGTCGTTCACGCCGCGGAAGTCGCGGATCGAAGGCAGACAGATGGCGATGGTCTTGTAGAGGAAGTGCCACATCGCGGCACCGCGCAGGGTCACCTTGGCCCCGATGGGCATGCCCTCGCGCAGCTTGAAATTGGAGATGCTCTTGCGGGCCTTGGTGATGATCGCCTTCTGGCCGGCAATGGAGCTAAGGTCGCGCACGCTTTCCTCGATCTGGCCCTTGTCCAGCGTCGCATTGAAGCCGGAGTTGAGCACGATCTTTTCGAGACGAGGAATCAGGTGCACGTTCGCCAGGCCGAGTTCCTTTTGCAACTCGGCGGCGACGACCTTCTCGTAATGTTCCTGGAGAAATGGTTTTGGCATCTTGCTTTGGTTTCGCGGTTTCCTGGGGCCGATACCGACCGTGCCCCTGTGGACCTCTGAAACAGTTGAATGTGTAAATTTATTTCTTGGCGGCAACCTTGCCGTCGTAACGGCTGGCCAGCATCACGTTCGAAATGTGGATCGGGGCTTCGCGCTCGATGATGCCGCCGGGCTCGCTCTCGGAGCGGGGCTTCTCGTGGTGCTTGCGCTTGTTCACGCCTTCGAGCAACACGCGGTTCTTCTTGACGAGAACCTGCATCACCTTGGCGCGGGTACCGCGGGCATTGCCGGCGATGACGACGACTTCGTCGCCTGCTTTGATTTCGGTGCTCATGTTAAAGGACCTCCGGGGCGAGGGAGATGATCTTCATGTAGCGCTTTTGGCGCAGCTCGCGAGCGATCGGGCCATAGACACGATTGCCACGGGGCGCACCATCCGCGTTGATGAGGACGACGGCGTTGTTGTCGAAGCGCAGGTAGCTGCCATCCGCGCGGCGGATCGGGTAGCGGGTGCGCACGATCACGGCGCGGTGCACGGCGCCCTTCTTCACGGCAGCGTCGGGAGAAGAATCGCGAATGTGCACGATCACTTCGTCGCCAACGGCGGCAGTGCGGGTGGGCTGGCCGAGGCGGCGGATCATTTTGGCCTTCTTGGCGCCGGTATTATCGGCGACATCGACCATGCTTTCCATCTGAATCATGGGAGTATCTCCTTTTCAGATAAAGGTTAACCGATCACAGGGGCCTTTTCGACCACCTCGACAACGCGGAAGCGCTTGAGCTTGCTCAGCGGGCGCGTTTCCATGATCAGGACGCGGTCGCCCACGCCAGCTTCATTCTTCTCGTCGTGCACGTGCACCACGGTCTTCCGCTTCACTTCCTTCTGATAGAGGGGGTGGCGGACTTTGTAATCGTACGTCACCTTAATGCTCTTGTCTCCGGAGCGGGAAGTGACTTGGCCGAAAATCGTCTTACGGCTATTGCGTTGGGCCGACTCGCTCATGTAGCTAAATTAGTTAAGCCTGGGCGGGGGTCGCCTGGCGGTTCTTTTCGTTGATGACCGTGAGGAGTCGCGCGATGTCGCGGCGGTGCTCCTTGAGGAGGTGGGATTTCTCCAGTTGGCCGGTCAGCTTGTCGAGGCGGGCCTTCAGGAGTTTCTCCTGGAGGTCGCGCAGCTGCTTTTCAAGCTCGGCCACGGAATGTTCGCGAAGGGTTTTCGTTTCAAGCGCCATGGTTGGACAATGGGTTGAGGTTATTGACCGTCCTTGGTGATGAAGCGACAGCGCATCGGCAGCTTGCCGTCCGCCAGGCGGAAGGCTTCGCGAGCGAGCGTGGCGCTGACCCCGGAGAGTTCGAAGAGGATGAAACCGGGGCGGATATTGGCGGCCCAGTATTCGACCCCACCCTTACCTTTACCCTGACGGGTTTCGGCAGGCTTCTTGGTCACCGGCTGGTGCGGGAAGACGCGGATCCAGACTTTACCCTTACGAGAAAGGTAGCGGTTGATCGCGACACGAGCGGCTTCGATCTGCTGAGCGGAAAGAAGGCCACGGTCGAGCGTCTGAATGCCAAATTCACCGAAGGCCAAGGTGTCACCACCCTTGGCGTTGCCGCGATTGCGACCCCGCTGAGCCTTCCGGTACTTCGTGCGTTTGGGCATTAAAGGCATGGCGCGAAGAAAGTTAGATCGTTAAAAATTACGGGTTTAGAGGCTCAGCGGCTTCTCGCCGTCGGGCAGGCAGAGCCAGCACTTGACGCCGATAATGCCGTAAACGGTACGGGCTTCAGCGAAGCCGTAGTCGATATTGGCGCGGAGGGTGTGCAGGGGCACACGGCCGGAGCGGGTGGTCTCCGTGCGAGCGATGTCAGAACCGCCGAGGCGGCCAGACACTTGCAAACGGATACCGTCGGCGCCGAGGCTCATCGTGCTTTGCACGGCCTTCTTCATCGCGCGGCGGAAGGAGATGCGGCGCTCGAGC is part of the Verrucomicrobiota bacterium JB022 genome and harbors:
- the rplR gene encoding 50S ribosomal protein L18; the protein is MNSLERKKMLRQKRVWRIRKKIQGTAERPRLCVSFTNKHIYAQAIDDVSGKTLAGLSTMSKGLVDEKLASNIESARALGTRFGEALKNANLTTVVFDRHGRPYHGRVKEFADAVRATGIQF
- the rpsN gene encoding 30S ribosomal protein S14, translating into MAKKGMIERNKKRIRLVEKFAAKRAELKRVMADPESTDEDFYSAQRKLAKLPRNSSKIRIRNRCSITGRPRAYIRKYGVSRITFRELASQGKIPGVTKSSW
- the secY gene encoding preprotein translocase subunit SecY, which translates into the protein MLSAFVNSFKIPELREKIYVTLFLLFIARVGANIPLPGVDPTPLQDFFADQARSGGSSLVGLYNMFTGGALLKGAIFALGIMPYISASIIFQLLAAVWPSLARLQQEGETGKQKLTQYTRYATLIICLVQGLMLVGTLLRPNALFSNYDVGTYGPIVIMEPTWAFVVTSTIFLTAGVMLLMWIGEQITQRGIGNGVSLLITVGILSDLPGAITQTAQLFTAPVGQQATLGLFHAVAMLALLIGVTVGVVAITQALRRIPIQYARRQVGKKVFGGQSSYLPLKINYSGVMPIIFASAIVMFGLNIFDRSGAFLYPHVEWLGEGLSMIGSWFNPEHIGYYIIFGVTIFAFSFLWVSMMFKPVQIADDLKRYGGYIPGVRPGDNTAKYLDFVMTRLTLAGAVFLVAIALFPNFVSHSLGIPYTAAQFFGGTGLLIIVGVLLDFLRQVETYLLQRHYDGFLKKGRIKGRSQSRTAAAAMDVATFANTSRIWIWLLALLGSGLLAHGLMLYLF
- the rpmC gene encoding 50S ribosomal protein L29; protein product: MALETKTLREHSVAELEKQLRDLQEKLLKARLDKLTGQLEKSHLLKEHRRDIARLLTVINEKNRQATPAQA
- the rplP gene encoding 50S ribosomal protein L16; this encodes MPLMPKRTKYRKAQRGRNRGNAKGGDTLAFGEFGIQTLDRGLLSAQQIEAARVAINRYLSRKGKVWIRVFPHQPVTKKPAETRQGKGKGGVEYWAANIRPGFILFELSGVSATLAREAFRLADGKLPMRCRFITKDGQ
- the rplO gene encoding 50S ribosomal protein L15, which encodes MRLHNLPKSGGFRKRKRVGRGEGSGNGKTAGKGQKGQLARSGGGMRPGFESGHVPLYRKLPKRGFSNFRFTTRYDVVNVSELELVQGDVVDRESLVKAGLIRRSAGLIKILGDGDLSRALTVKADKLSASARAKIEQAGGKIELTSPETVEAESDNSAE
- a CDS encoding 50S ribosomal protein L24, which translates into the protein MSTEIKAGDEVVVIAGNARGTRAKVMQVLVKKNRVLLEGVNKRKHHEKPRSESEPGGIIEREAPIHISNVMLASRYDGKVAAKK
- the rplN gene encoding 50S ribosomal protein L14, which produces MIQMESMVDVADNTGAKKAKMIRRLGQPTRTAAVGDEVIVHIRDSSPDAAVKKGAVHRAVIVRTRYPIRRADGSYLRFDNNAVVLINADGAPRGNRVYGPIARELRQKRYMKIISLAPEVL
- the rplF gene encoding 50S ribosomal protein L6; translated protein: MSRIGKLPVVLPAKVKAEVNNGTVKIEGPKGKLEKSFDTKAVTIKLEDNQIVVDPINRRNTFSRAMHGTVRSVINGMVHGVVNGYEKNLTITGVGFKAAVKGKVLELNLGYSHDIKHPIADGLTVTVAENTKVKVQGIDKQMVGEFAAQVKRYYPVEPYKGKGVTIDGDYVIRKEGKKAG
- the rplE gene encoding 50S ribosomal protein L5, whose product is MPKPFLQEHYEKVVAAELQKELGLANVHLIPRLEKIVLNSGFNATLDKGQIEESVRDLSSIAGQKAIITKARKSISNFKLREGMPIGAKVTLRGAAMWHFLYKTIAICLPSIRDFRGVNDKLDGSGNFTLGISDITIFPEIPQDGAKRQMGLDICIVTTASNDEQGRELLRKLGMPFRKRNNAQEPAAANA
- the rpsH gene encoding 30S ribosomal protein S8, encoding MSDTISDFITIIRNAYRAGKDTCTGRYSKIHVAIAQILRDEGYIRDFSEGADQYGHKTLVLTLKYVDDQPALTGIRRVSTPGRRMYFQSRDIPRTLGGLGLGILTTSKGVLKDRDARRQNIGGEMICSVW
- the rpsE gene encoding 30S ribosomal protein S5, producing MSDESNQEQQPASPIRAPQAPKAPQAPEGDIVAQRPARERTSAVVGKVDRPLEEPNQGGRGGRGGFGGGRGRGGPGGGRGGPGGGRGPGGRGPGGRGRGDRGQPQQQQQEEEAIFEKVVHINRCAKVVAGGRRFSFSALVVVGDQEGNVGIGYGKAKEVPECIRKGTERAKKNMRPVALKNNTIPHQALGEHDGGKVLLKPAVAGTGVIAGGGVRAVLEAAGVKDVLTKSLGSNNPAAMVHATLDALKQMRTPEAIRELLKAE
- the rpsQ gene encoding 30S ribosomal protein S17, coding for MSESAQRNSRKTIFGQVTSRSGDKSIKVTYDYKVRHPLYQKEVKRKTVVHVHDEKNEAGVGDRVLIMETRPLSKLKRFRVVEVVEKAPVIG